A single genomic interval of Megalobrama amblycephala isolate DHTTF-2021 linkage group LG17, ASM1881202v1, whole genome shotgun sequence harbors:
- the atp1a2a gene encoding sodium/potassium-transporting ATPase subunit alpha-2 isoform X2 codes for MKGAPERILDRCSSIMINGLELPMDDDWRDAFQGAYMELGGLGERVLGFCHLFLSPSQFPRGFAFDSEDVNFPVNQLCFLGLISMIDPPRAAVPDAVGKCRSAGIKVIMVTGDHPITAKAIAKGVGIISEGNETVEDIAERLNIPLSQVNPRDAKACVIHGSDLKDMSAEYLDDILRNHTEIVFARTSPQQKLIIVEGCQRQGAIVAVTGDGVNDSPALKKADIGVAMGISGSDVSKQAADMILLDDNFASIVTGVEEGRLIFDNLKKSIAYTLTSNIPEITPFLLFIIASVPLPLGTVTILCIDLGTDMVPAISLAYESAESDIMKRQPRNPKTDNLVNERLISMAYGQIGMIQALGGFFTYFVIMAENGFLPRTLLGIRLDWDDRAVNDLEDTYGQQWTYEQRKVIEFTCHTSFFVSIVVVQWADLVICKTRRNSVFQQGMKNRILIFGLFAETALAAFLSYCPGMDIALRMYPLKIMWWFCAFPYSLLIFVYDEIRKLILRRNPGGWVEKETYY; via the exons GTGCAGTTCCATAATGATCAACGGACTGGAACTCCCAATGGACGATGACTGGAGGGATGCTTTTCAGGGAGCGTATATGGAGCTGGGCGGACTAGGCGAGAGAGTTTTGG GGTTCTGCCACCTGTTCCTCTCTCCCTCACAGTTTCCGAGGGGCTTTGCATTTGATAGTGAAGATGTGAATTTCCCAGTCAACCAGCTCTGTTTCCTTGGATTAATCTCCATGATCGATCCGCCCCGAGCCGCTGTGCCAGATGCAGTGGGCAAATGCCGCTCTGCTGGCATTAAG GTTATCATGGTAACGGGTGACCATCCTATAACTGCCAAAGCCATTGCTAAAGGTGTCGGCATCATCTCTGAGGGCAACGAGACTGTGGAGGATATCGCTGAAAGACTTAATATACCACTGAGCCAAGTCAATCCACG AGACGCTAAGGCCTGTGTGATTCATGGTTCAGACTTGAAGGACATGAGCGCTGAGTACCTGGATGATATTCTGAGGAACCACACAGAGATTGTGTTTGCTCGCACTTCACCTCAACAAAAACTCATCATCGTAGAGGGCTGCCagagacag GGTGCTATAGTGGCTGTGACAGGTGATGGGGTGAATGACTCTCCTGCTCTGAAGAAGGCTGACATTGGTGTTGCCATGGGAATCTCGGGCTCAGACGTTTCCAAGCAAGCGGCTGACATGATCCTGCTGGACGACAACTTTGCCTCAATTGTTACGGGAGTGGAAGAGG GTCGTCTTATCTTTGATAACCTGAAGAAGTCAATCGCTTACACGCTGACCAGTAACATCCCGGAGATCACACCCTTCCTGCTTTTCATCATCGCCAGTGTGCCTCTGCCCCTGGGCACTGTCACCATCCTCTGCATTGACCTTGGCACTGACATG gtCCCTGCAATCTCTCTAGCTTACGAATCTGCAGAGAGTGACATTATGAAGCGTCAGCCCCGAAACCCCAAAACTGACAATCTGGTGAATGAGAGACTCATCAGCATGGCTTATGGACAAATCG gtaTGATACAGGCACTGGGAGGATTCTTCACCTATTTTGTGATCATGGCTGAGAACGGTTTTCTGCCTAGAACACTGCTGGGAATCCGACTGGATTGGGATGATCGTGCAGTTAATGACCTGGAGGACACCTATGGACAGCAATGG ACTTATGAGCAGCGTAAGGTCATCGAATTCACCTGTCACACCTCGTTCTTCGTCAGCATAGTCGTGGTGCAGTGGGCTGACCTCGTCATCTGCAAGACGCGCAGAAACTCCGTCTTCCAACAGGGAATgaa GAATAGGATTCTCATTTTCGGATTGTTTGCTGAGACGGCTCTAGCGGCCTTCCTGTCCTACTGCCCCGGTATGGACATTGCCCTGAGGATGTACCCACTCAA GATTATGTGGTGGTTCTGTGCTTTCCCGTACAGTCTGCTAATCTTTGTGTATGATGAGATCCGTAAATTAATCCTGCGCAGGAATCCGGGAG GCTGGGTGGAAAAAGAGACCTACTATTAA
- the sdhc gene encoding succinate dehydrogenase cytochrome b560 subunit, mitochondrial yields the protein MALLLRTVARQGLCSSRSQFGILYRHAVPMGTTAKEEMNKFWTKNTRLNRPVSPHISIYQWSVPMMMSISHRGTGVALSSGISAFALAALVLPESYPYYLDLIHSMSFGPQFLAFSKFALAFPVSYHTFNGIRHLMWDVGKGFKIPEIYRSGYIVIALTILTSIGLAAM from the exons ATGGCGTTGCTTCTAAG GACGGTGGCCCGACAGGGTCTGTGTTCGTCACGGTCACAGTTCGGAATACTCTACAGACA TGCTGTCCCTATGGGAACCACAGCGAAAGAGGAAATGAACAAGTTTTGGACAAAAAACACACGACTCAACAGACCTGTCTCACCACATATAAGCATCTACCA GTGGTCTGTCCCCATGATGATGTCAATCTCACACAGAGGAACAGGCGTTGCACTAAGTTCAG GAATCTCTGCGTTTGCACTTGCTGCGTTGGTTTTACCGGAGAGTTACCCATATTACCTTGATCTCATTCACTCCATGTCCTTTGGGCCCCAGTTCCTTGCTTTCAGCAAATTTGCTCTGGCTTTCCCAGTTTCTTATCACACCTTCAACGGCATCCGTCATCTg atGTGGGATGTTGGGAAGGGTTTTAAGATTCCTGAAATCTATCGTTCTGGCTACATTGTCATTGCTCTGACTATTCTCACATCAATTGGTCTTGCTGCCATGTAA